TCCGTCAGCGTTAACTAGATTGACGCCTTCAAGGCCGAAACCGGAAGTTCCGATGAATCCACCTGCATCAAGACCGAACATCAGCGCAAATCCGAATAGGAAAAAGATGATTGATCCTGCTGCAAAATCAAGAAAGTTTTTCATAAGGATATTACCGGCGCTTTTACTGCGGGTAAATCCTGCTTCAACACATGCGAAACCAGCCTGCATGAACATAACTAGTATGGCTGCAATAAGTGTCCATAAAATGTTGGCATGGGTCTGAGTCAAATACTCTTCGCCAGCGAAGGCTGCAGTTGGTGCAGCTACCATTAGCATGGCTGCGACAGCCGATACCTTACGGTTAATTGATGGAAATTTGAAAGTCATAAGTTCCTCCTCCTTCGGGGTGTAAATTGCTTTAAGGATGCTATTCTCTAAGCATTTACCGTGCCAACTGCATAAGTGTCTGTATTAATTGTGTTTTATGTAAACGCGCGCAAATAGTCTCTTACAAAATTGTATTAATGAACTTTTTTGTATACTATTTATAGCCCGTTATTGACAAAAAGGTAATAAGTGACGAGGGGTATCTTTTTAAAGTAGGGTAGGATTAACAATAAGTGTCTATTATATTAATGATGGTAGAAAAATAAAGAAAGTTGTTGACTCTTTTTTGCAGTGGTGGTTACTTAATGCCCATGCAGACTTTAACAACCACCACAGGCGCCAGCCTCTCATATTTCTATTTCTTTTATTTTTGGTGCACCTACGCTTGTGGTCGCGTTGAGGTTTGCTCGTGAGAAAATAGAAATTTCTTAACAAACTACCTCTACAAAGGGCCGCAGGCGATAATTCGCCGGCGGCCCTTTTTTTTGATTTGAGGCCGCCACTGGCAGCGGTTCTTATATAAAGGCAAAACTACCGGAGAAGTAAAATGGATGTTGGTAAAAAGATTAGACTTGAAAGAATTTTCAATAGAGCAACTGAAAGAACAATAATCGTCCCTATGGACCACGGTGTTAGTGTTGGTCCAATAGCTGGACTTGAAAATATGCGTAATGCTGTTGATGATATGGTAGCTGGCGGAGCCAATGCCGTTCTTGGGCACAGAGGCCTTGTTCGTTGCGGACATCGTAGCGAAGGACAGGATTGTGGTCTTATTGTTCATCTTTCTGCAAGCACTTCACTTTCCCCCACTCCAAATGCTAAAATCCTTGTAGGTACTGTTGAAGATGCTCTTCGCCGCGGTGCTGACGCTGTAAGTGTCCACGTTAACCTAGGTGACGAAACTGAAATGCAGATGCTTCGTGATCTCGGTGAAGTCTCTGACAAAGCGACCAGTTGGGGAATGCCTATTCTCGCAATGGTTTACGCTCGTGGGCCTAAAATTAAAGATGAGTTCGATCCTGAAATAGTTGCTCATTGTGCCCGTGTTGGTGAAGAACTTGGCGCAGATATCGTTAAAGTTTCTTACACTGGTGATCCTGAAACTTTCGGGCGTGTTGTTGATGGTGTTTGTATTCCGGTTGTTATTGCAGGTGGCCCTAAGCTTGATTCAACCCAGTCTTTCCTTCAGATGGTTTCAGACTCCATTAGCGCAGGTGGCTCCGGTCTTTCCGTTGGACGTAATGTCTTTCAGCATAAGAACCGCGTAAGACTGGTAGAAGCCCTTAGCAAAGTTGTTCATCAGGATGAAACTGTTGAAGCTGCTCTTAAATACATCGGCGAATAACATAATTGGAAATTAAGATGAAAAAGATAGTATACAAAGCAATACCGTTCGATAAAAATCTTTTGACTATTGCTCTCGAGTCCGGCGTAGACGCCGTTCTCGCTGAGCCTGAGCATAAGGATGCGATCACTGAACTTGGCAGAGTTGTTGTTATTACTCCTGAAGAAATGCCGCTTGTTGCGATAAATCAGAAGAGTGATGAAGACATTGCCATCGACCTTTCCAAAGATGGCACCGAAGTTTGTCTTGCTAAGGGCTGGGAAATTATCCCGGTTGAAAACATTCTTGCACAGGTCGATAAGCTTGCCCTTGAAGTTGAATCCTTGGATCGTGCAACTCTTGCCGCAGGAGTTCTTGAACGAGGCGCAGATACCATTGTTGTTCTTCCCGAAGCAGCGCATGAGCTGAAAGCAATTGTCGCGGAACTAAAACTTAGTCAGGGTCACATGGATTTACAGAAAGCTAAGATTACCAAGATTGAATCCGCAGGACTTGGGCACCGTGTTTGTGTTGATACTATTTCCATGCTTAAGAAAGGGCAGGGAATGTTGGTCGGTAATTCCAGTGCATTTACATTTCTGGTACATGGCGAAACCGAGTCCAATCCTTATGTTGCAGCTCGTCCGTTCCGTGTTAATGCCGGAGCTGTTCATGCTTACGCACAGATGCCTGGAGATCGCACAACTTACCTTCAGGAGCTGGCTTCCGGTACGGAAGTACTTATAGTTGATGCTGAAGGTAAAACTTCTATTGCAACTGTAGGTCGCTGTAAGGTTGAAGTCAGACCAATGCTGCTGATAACTGCCGAAGTTACTACCCCGCAAGGGCCTGTAACCGGTAAAGTGTTTTTGCAGAATGCTGAAACAATCAGAGTTGTGAGCGCAACAGGTGAGCCTGTAAGTGTAGTAACAATCAAGCCGGGCGACGAAATTTTATGCCGCTTAGACGATGCTGGACGTCATTTCGGAATGCGTATCAGTGAAGAAATCGTTGAGGACTAGTAGTAAATGCCAGATTCTAAAAAAGAAAAATTAGATGTTCTCAGAGTAACAATAGACACTCTAGACACACAAATCCTGGATCTTCTTAATAAAAGAGCTGAAGCTTCTTTGTCTGTCGGGGCAGTAAAAGCTGGATCTGCCGATCAGATTTTTAAGCCTTTTCGTGAGCAGGAAGTTCTTAAAGGGTTGAGTGATCTAAATCCGGGGCCGCTCCCAGAAGAGCATCTTGAAGGTATATACAGGGAGATCATTTCTTCTTCGCGTAGATTGCAGCGGCCTGAAAGGGTCGTTTATCTAGGGCCTGAAGGAACCTTTTCGTACTTTGCAGGTCTCGAGCATATGGGACGTCAGGCTGACCTCGTCCCTAAAAATAACTTTGAAGACATTTTTGTCGCAGTTTCCAAAGGGGAAGCCGATTTAGGTATTATCCCTCTTGAAAATTCACTCAAAGGGACAGTTGGGCAAAACGTTGATTTATTCATGCGTTATCCCGTGTACATTCAAGATGAAGTTTATAGCCGTATTAGTCATGGCCTTATTACTAAAGGTTCAGGACTGGATAAGATCAAGACTGTATACTCGCACTCAAAAGCTATAGAGCAATGTGCTGGCTGGCTACGCACCAACTTGCCGAATGCGACTCTTCAGTCTGTTGATTCTACAGCAAAAGCTGCTGAAATGGTTGCGGATGGAGATGATTCTTGTGCAGCTCTGGGTAACATCAAGCTGGCAAACATTTTTGGCCTTCATGTTGTTGCCGAAGCAATTGAAGATTTGCCTGACAACTGGACAAGATTTTTAATAATTGGACCTAAGCCCGGTATTGAGGGTAAAAGAGATAAAACAACTATCCTCTTTACTACGCCGGATAAGCCGGGTGCATTGGTTGGTGTTCTTGGTGTCCTTTCGGGCAAAAGTATCAACATGACCAAACTTGAATCTCGTCCTTTCCTTGGCGAAAAGTGGAAGTATATGTTTTTTGTGGATCTTCAAGGTGATCTAAGCACTGAAGAGTATGAAAGTATTATTGATGAACTCAAGGAACGCTGTCTTACTTTTAGAATTCTGGGAAGTTATCCTAGCGGTTCGCAGGGTGGCAGCAAGTTTTAGTTCTTACAACTGCTTTTAAAAAAAACACAGGGATAAACGGATGACTTCCGATACATGTATTAAAATTAAGGCTCCTTCATCGAAATCTTTGTCACATAGGGCGCTCATTGCGGGCGCTTTTTCCGCAGGGACTACAACGGTGCTTGATCCATTAGATAGTAATGATATTAAGCGCACTATGGATTGTCTCACCTCAATGGGGGCAGAATTCAGCGTTGAATCCGGCTCTACTATAGTAATAGGTATGAGCGGAGGCCCTAAGGGGGGCGATAAAGAACCTGCTATCCTTGAAATGAGAGATTCTGGAACAACTTGCAGGCTCATTACTGCGATTGCAGGGGCTGGAAAAGGGCAGTTTCGCATTCAGGGTACATCCCGCATGCATGATCGTCCTATCGGTGAATTAACTAAAGCTCTCGAATCTCAGGGTGTGAAAGTTACTTTTGCTGAGAAAGAAGGATATCCTCCGGTAATACTTGAGTCGGATGGTTTCAGCGGCGGTGAAATGGAAATTTCTCTTGAGGAAAGCAGCCAGTATTTATCCGGTTTGCTTCTTGCCGCTCCATATGCGAAAAAGAGCACAACAATAACAGTTGTCGGTAAAAAAGCCGTATCGTGGCCATATGTTGCTTTGACCCTGAATGTGATGGAAGATTTCGGTGTCTCATTCGCTGTAGAAGTTATTAGCGATGGCAAGTGGGTGCAAACAGATTGGCGCTTGGTGGAGCAGGTTATACCTGGCGAGATCAGATTTGTTGTGCAGCCTTCAAAGTATCAAAGCGATAGTTGCCGCGTTGAGGGTGACTGGAGTAATGGATCATACTTCTTAGCCGCCGGAGCTGTTGGTCAGCATCCTGTTAGAATTGATGGTTTAGCTATCGATTCTTTGCAGGGAGACAGGGCCATTGTGGATATTTTGAAAGCTATGGGTGCTAAAATCGAAAGTGACTCTAACGGGGTTACAGTTTTTCCCTCAAAACTTCATGGCATCGAAGTAGACATGGGACTTTGTCCTGATTTAGTTCCGACAGTAGCAGTTGCTGCTTCTTTTGCAGATGGTCCTACTACTATAACTAATGTAGCTCATCTGAAAATTAAAGAATGTGATCGTTTAGATGCAAGTGCTACAGAGGTTATTAGAGCAGGTGGAAAGGCCGAAGTCGGTGATGATTTCATAAAAATTATTCCTGGGACCCTTAAAAAGGGTGAAAAAATTGTCTTTTCGACATATGACGATCACAGACTGGCAATGAGTACGGCTATTTTCAGCTTGGCAGGCATTGAAGCTGTTGCAGAAGATCCGGATTGCGTTAAAAAGTCATTCCCGAATTTCTGGAAAGAATGGGATAAAATCAAAAAAGGTAATGGTTGCTAAAATGGAATCTGAGTTTAACAGAATTCACAGCATAGCCGTAATTGGCTCAAGAGGACAGATGGGCGGATTTCTAGCCCTGAAAGCCGAGCGTGCGGGTATTCTCGTACATCGGTTTGACCAGCCTCTTGACGAGGAAGAGATGGCTCGCCTTCTTCCTAAGAGCGACTTTGTGCTGCTTTGTATTCCTGTGACCGTTATGGATGATGTGCTTCCTATGGTTGTACCTCATATGAAGAAAGGCGCGGTTCTTTCTGATGTAGGCTCTGTTAAAGGGCGTCCGTTGCAGCAGATGATCAGGGCTTATGACGGCCCTGTGGTCGGAACCCATCCTTTGTTCGGGCCTACCATTCCTGTTGATTTTGATCCAACCGTTGCTCTTGTTGCAGAGCGTGATGGAGACAAACCTTCGCTGCCAGCGGTTAAAGATTTCTTTGAGCGGTTAGATTTCGGAGCATTCGAATCTACAGAAGAAGAGCATGACCGGGCAATGGCAATGATTCAAAGTTTAAACTTCAGTTCCTCCATAGCATTTTTTGCATGTGCGAGAGAACTTCCTAATATTGAAAAGTATGTGACTCCATCTTTTAAGCGCAGGCTTGAAGCCGCTAAGAAAATGGTGACACAGGACAGTGACCTTTTTGTAACTATTTCTGGTGCAAATGAGTATAGCCTTGAAGCTATTCGCTTGTTTCGTTCGTTCCTAAGCCTTGCTGCGTCTGGAGATATGGATCTTCTTTCCGAACGCGCATCTTGGTGGTGGCGTGAAGACAATAAATAGGAGAATAGCATCAAAAAAATTTTAAGCCGTATTCTCCTAGAGGATGCGGCTTTTTTTATATGCCTCGTTTAAGCGAGCACTTACTGTAAAATTAAAAAAGTGGAGTAAATATATGAAAATCGAATTGACGCAGTATGGCAAATGGTTGCCGGCTGATGTGCAAACTCCGATCAGTCTTTATCTTGGACTTGTTGGGGATGCACCGGGAATACTTCTTGAGAGTGCTGAGGTTGATGGAAGGCTTGGGCGTTACAGTCTTATAGCTTGGGATTTTAGACTTTCTTTGACTCCTGTGCGCGGGAAGCTTTCTGTTGAATGTGCGGATTCTCGTCTGGCAGGGCTTGCCCAGTATTCAGGTATGGACTTTCTTGAAGGTCTTCGGGCTGTTATGAAATCCCTGCATGTAGATGCGCAGGATGAAGTTGGTCCGCTTCCGGCTTTTACTAGGGGTTTATACGGTACGCTCGGTTACGGATTGGCAGGAATGCTTGAGCCTAAGCTGGCAGATAAAATTCCAGCCAAAGATGCTGAGGTCCGTCTCGTTTTACCGGGCAGGGCAGTTTTGTTTGACCACCTTAAGCACCGTTGCTGCTTCCTATCTTTAGATGAAGGGGCAGAGCCTGAATTTACGCCTCAGGATTTCACCAACAAAACCGAACCGACTGTCGTTGGCGAACCTACAGTTTCTCCAGGACGTGAGAAGTATATTGAAGGTGTTAAAAAAGTTAAAGATCTTATCGCAGAAGGTGAATGTATCCAGGTGGTTCTATCCACTCGTTTTTCAGCTCCTTTTGCCGGAGATTCTTTCAACCTATACCGCAGACTGCGTCAGGCAAATCCGTCCCCATTCATGTTCTATATGAAGTTCAGCCGTGAAGAGATTCTGCTTGGATCATCACCTGAAATGATGGCTCGTTGTGAACGCGGCAGACTTGAAGTTCGCCCCATTGCCGGAACCCGTCTTAGAGGCGTTGATGCTGCAGGAGACCTGAAAAATTCCGAAGAACTGCTTGCTGATCCGAAAGAGCGTGCGGAACACGTAATGCTTGTTGATCTAGGTCGTAATGACCTCGGGCGCATTGCTAAGGCTGGGACCGTTACCGTTGAGAAGTTTATGCAGGTTGAATATTTCAGTCACGTTATGCATCTGACTTCTTATGTCGAAGCGGACCTTCGCGACGATCATGATGCTATCGATGTTTTGCAGGCGACTTTCCCTGCTG
This is a stretch of genomic DNA from Maridesulfovibrio frigidus DSM 17176. It encodes these proteins:
- a CDS encoding 3-dehydroquinate synthase II family protein, producing MKKIVYKAIPFDKNLLTIALESGVDAVLAEPEHKDAITELGRVVVITPEEMPLVAINQKSDEDIAIDLSKDGTEVCLAKGWEIIPVENILAQVDKLALEVESLDRATLAAGVLERGADTIVVLPEAAHELKAIVAELKLSQGHMDLQKAKITKIESAGLGHRVCVDTISMLKKGQGMLVGNSSAFTFLVHGETESNPYVAARPFRVNAGAVHAYAQMPGDRTTYLQELASGTEVLIVDAEGKTSIATVGRCKVEVRPMLLITAEVTTPQGPVTGKVFLQNAETIRVVSATGEPVSVVTIKPGDEILCRLDDAGRHFGMRISEEIVED
- a CDS encoding 2-amino-3,7-dideoxy-D-threo-hept-6-ulosonate synthase: MDVGKKIRLERIFNRATERTIIVPMDHGVSVGPIAGLENMRNAVDDMVAGGANAVLGHRGLVRCGHRSEGQDCGLIVHLSASTSLSPTPNAKILVGTVEDALRRGADAVSVHVNLGDETEMQMLRDLGEVSDKATSWGMPILAMVYARGPKIKDEFDPEIVAHCARVGEELGADIVKVSYTGDPETFGRVVDGVCIPVVIAGGPKLDSTQSFLQMVSDSISAGGSGLSVGRNVFQHKNRVRLVEALSKVVHQDETVEAALKYIGE
- the aroA gene encoding 3-phosphoshikimate 1-carboxyvinyltransferase, which codes for MTSDTCIKIKAPSSKSLSHRALIAGAFSAGTTTVLDPLDSNDIKRTMDCLTSMGAEFSVESGSTIVIGMSGGPKGGDKEPAILEMRDSGTTCRLITAIAGAGKGQFRIQGTSRMHDRPIGELTKALESQGVKVTFAEKEGYPPVILESDGFSGGEMEISLEESSQYLSGLLLAAPYAKKSTTITVVGKKAVSWPYVALTLNVMEDFGVSFAVEVISDGKWVQTDWRLVEQVIPGEIRFVVQPSKYQSDSCRVEGDWSNGSYFLAAGAVGQHPVRIDGLAIDSLQGDRAIVDILKAMGAKIESDSNGVTVFPSKLHGIEVDMGLCPDLVPTVAVAASFADGPTTITNVAHLKIKECDRLDASATEVIRAGGKAEVGDDFIKIIPGTLKKGEKIVFSTYDDHRLAMSTAIFSLAGIEAVAEDPDCVKKSFPNFWKEWDKIKKGNGC
- the pheA gene encoding prephenate dehydratase, whose amino-acid sequence is MPDSKKEKLDVLRVTIDTLDTQILDLLNKRAEASLSVGAVKAGSADQIFKPFREQEVLKGLSDLNPGPLPEEHLEGIYREIISSSRRLQRPERVVYLGPEGTFSYFAGLEHMGRQADLVPKNNFEDIFVAVSKGEADLGIIPLENSLKGTVGQNVDLFMRYPVYIQDEVYSRISHGLITKGSGLDKIKTVYSHSKAIEQCAGWLRTNLPNATLQSVDSTAKAAEMVADGDDSCAALGNIKLANIFGLHVVAEAIEDLPDNWTRFLIIGPKPGIEGKRDKTTILFTTPDKPGALVGVLGVLSGKSINMTKLESRPFLGEKWKYMFFVDLQGDLSTEEYESIIDELKERCLTFRILGSYPSGSQGGSKF
- a CDS encoding prephenate dehydrogenase/arogenate dehydrogenase family protein, encoding MESEFNRIHSIAVIGSRGQMGGFLALKAERAGILVHRFDQPLDEEEMARLLPKSDFVLLCIPVTVMDDVLPMVVPHMKKGAVLSDVGSVKGRPLQQMIRAYDGPVVGTHPLFGPTIPVDFDPTVALVAERDGDKPSLPAVKDFFERLDFGAFESTEEEHDRAMAMIQSLNFSSSIAFFACARELPNIEKYVTPSFKRRLEAAKKMVTQDSDLFVTISGANEYSLEAIRLFRSFLSLAASGDMDLLSERASWWWREDNK
- a CDS encoding anthranilate synthase component I family protein produces the protein MKIELTQYGKWLPADVQTPISLYLGLVGDAPGILLESAEVDGRLGRYSLIAWDFRLSLTPVRGKLSVECADSRLAGLAQYSGMDFLEGLRAVMKSLHVDAQDEVGPLPAFTRGLYGTLGYGLAGMLEPKLADKIPAKDAEVRLVLPGRAVLFDHLKHRCCFLSLDEGAEPEFTPQDFTNKTEPTVVGEPTVSPGREKYIEGVKKVKDLIAEGECIQVVLSTRFSAPFAGDSFNLYRRLRQANPSPFMFYMKFSREEILLGSSPEMMARCERGRLEVRPIAGTRLRGVDAAGDLKNSEELLADPKERAEHVMLVDLGRNDLGRIAKAGTVTVEKFMQVEYFSHVMHLTSYVEADLRDDHDAIDVLQATFPAGTLSGAPKIRAMEIISEIEEVPRGPYGGAIGFIGLDKDSINLDTGITIRSMWIRDGKCHWQAGAGIVYDSIPEMEWEECNNKARVLREILQSEGGDVFAC